DNA sequence from the Leopardus geoffroyi isolate Oge1 chromosome A3, O.geoffroyi_Oge1_pat1.0, whole genome shotgun sequence genome:
CTTTAATCATATAGAATGAATGATACTGTCTATCATCACCATAGACAATGAGTGTGTTAAAATATTGTATGCTATTAATGTAACATTTAGTAACATTACCAAAATGGGTACCTTTGTCTCacaatattcacataaaaattttttcaacatcTTATCCtactaaaataacagaaataccttgggtaaaaatgaacaaaattgataaatttctagaTGAAAAATTAGAAAGGCTCAAAGTAGCCCATAAAACCTCAACCAACAAGCTAACCCACTTTAATCATGCTGCACAGCCCACTCAGGTGGCCGCAGGAGTCATTAACCCCAACTTAGCTGCAttgaacaaaaatatacaaaacatatataataaatggtCCTTTCCAGAGTTGTTAACAAAACCCTTCAAACGTGATTTGTTTTGGCTCATGGCCTGACTATAACCCTTTAAAATACTTAAAGGGATTATCTCTCTATACATGTTTGGAAATCCATTAAGGAAATCTTCTCTTgcttttagctattatttttgttatatatctTATTAAACATGCTATTAAAATGTTATGCACCCTCAGGCTTAAGaaggaaaaatcacaaaaagaCTGATTAGCCATACCTTCACCATTCTTTTCTAGATGTGCCAAGAGCCTATGTTGAAGattccatgtatattttttacttttatctgcCCATAGTTGGCAATAtgattcttatttcatttatttgactgCATTGTTGATTTGTTAACTTACCTTCATTACATTTAGATTtagtttttctcctctctttttgaCTTGATTTAATTCTTATTAGATGTGACTTTAAGttggagttttaaaatttaatccttacttaattttgctttctttcattcagtttaaTGTATCTAACTTGCTTAGATTTGATGTGATCTTTGTTTTATGATATCAGTTGACATTTCATATGATTTCAGATTTATTTGATTATGTTTGATTCTGATTGAAAACATGATTGAATGATTTGGATTTGCCCTCTTCCACATTAGCAAACTAGTACTGCTGACTTGGTTTAAGACTTGATTCCTGCATGACCCTTACAGATTTGTCATGAGAAATCACGGGGTGGAATGTAGAGAGCAAGATGGAGTTGCTCATGTTAAGCAGGGGCCTGTGTCAAACAGGTGACTATCAAGCAATGATGCAAGCAGCTAAGGGCATTGCAGGTACGACCAGATATCTTGGAGACCAGCACCAGCTTTTGACACATTCAGGAGTTACAACCAACAGAAACAGAGGAGGTCACCAAAGGCCCAAGACTGATTAAATCCCGTTTAAAAAGGATTTTGGCAGCAAACTGTCAGACTTCTCAGACACTGAAGTCTCTATGTCTGAACACTTCAAAAAGGCAGCTGAAGGCTTGCCTGACTGATctctggaaagaacacagatgCTTCACTGCTTGAACATAATAAGCAATAAGTGCAAGAGCTGACCCAGGAGAGCTGACCCAGACCCGACTGAGGCCTTATCCCAACTGCTTGGTCAAAGATTGGTTCCTTAGCTTCCTCCCTGCGTTCTACACTGCTTGTTATGTGACCTGTCTTGTGCTTTGTCTGACATGTAAAAAGTCAAGTTAAACACGTGGTGAAATGTCATTGAATTTGGAATCCTGAACCTGCTTTATAATTATGCTAACCTTGCTTTATGACTGAATAAAGCTGACATTGTGGAAAGACACAACTGGCGTGTGCACCTTCACAGCCAGCTCCAGACAGGCAGCTTCGTGTGTTCCCAGGCTTAAAGGTAGGGGGCAGCACTTGTCTCCAACGGACATGCGCATGCCCTAGGGCCTGGGAAATCCGGTTTCTCAGGCCCCTCAGGAGATACAGCATGCGCAGTCCAGGTCTTCTGCAGTGAAGGGGACTCTAGGAACGGAAAAGAATCTCTGGGGTCCTTTAAAGAAACAGCCACACACCTTTGAGCAACCTACATATATTTGGATTTTAGCCCCGCCCAAGCCAAGTCTCCTTGAAGCCCCGCCTCCTGAAAGCTCCTTCGCAACCTAAGTAGCTACGCCCGCGCCAAATGCAAGGAAGCCACACCTGTTAGAAATCACCCACGCCAggaagcgcccccccccccccgagagccCCGCCCTACCCTTCCCCGCTGGCGCCCTACCCGTCCCCGCTGGCGCCCTACCCCTCCCAGCTggcgccctgcccctccccgccggcCTTGGAGGTGGGTGAGCTCAGCAGGTGGGGTTGAGCACTCGGCAGGAGCAGGAGCTGCGGAAGAAGCGGCACTGGCAGGAGGCGCACGGGTCGCAGCAGGCGGGCGCCGGCGGCTTGCAGCTGTCACGAGTGGCCACGCAGGGGGCGGGCGGCGGAGGCCGGGGCCGCCGAGGCCGAGCAACATTCTTCATCGAAGCCTTTTTCTGTGGGGAAAAGCGGGGGCTGCTCAATCCGGCCACGTCCGCCCCACCTCTCTTCACCTCAGCCTTGGGAACTGTGGGCAGTGGAGGCCCCAGATCACACATATGTACCCACAGCCCACCATCCATTCGACAGCATGCCCACGGGGGACCCTAGCGgatccctgcctcccccagtcACCTATTCTCTGCCTCCAAACCCAGTAACACTTACTTACCTGGCTGCGCCTGGCCCACTTTTCTCCCTGGGGGGTCCCACTCAGTTCTGGGTGTTCCTCCTTCCAGTGTATCCCCAATCTCTGTCCGTTCTGCCTTCCCATTAAATCCGGATCCACTCACTTCACCACCTCGCTACCCTGAGCCAGGCCACTATCCTTAGTCTGCTGCTCTGGCCCACTTACAGTCCATCCTCCATTGCACCAAACGGACCTCTCCGAAGACCTGTGATGGTATCCACTCTGGCTTAAAGCCCTCAGTAGGTTTTCTTTGAACTTAAAATAAACCATAAACGTCACTTAGGCCCTCAAGGCCCTCtgctgtggccccacccacctctccgAGCTGTTTTACCGCACTGTTCCATTCgccttccttccttgctctcaAGCGCAGAGTTCCTGCTGCAGGGCTTTTGAACTGGCTACCCACTTTCCTGAAACCATTCTTTGTTGTGCTCTTCAGTACAGGTACTTGAAATGTATCTAGTGCAACTGAAGAACAgaagtttcaaattttatttaattttaatattaatttacatttaaaaatagaagcagcgtaaaatttttttctttaaaaaattgttcttgtTAGGACTACAGCTGACTTTATTAAAAGTTACCATCGGAATTGAGATGTACTGTAAGCGTAAAGATACACCACCAGGTTTCAGACTTAGCAcacatagaaaaataatgtaaaatatctaaCTTTTTATATTGGTCACATATTaaagtgataatattttggatacactgggttaaataaaatgttaaacttaATGACAcgtgcttctttttcctttttttcagtgtAGCTACTAGGAAATTTAAATTCACATACGTGGTCTACAGTTTATTTCTATTAGGCATTGCTGCTTGAGGTTACTGAAGTTTTCAGTATTTAAGTGCTGCTTCCTTAGGGAGGGCTTCTGAGACCACTCTTCCCTTCACTCTCATTACCATGCTTTAATTCCTTTACAGTGTTTATCATTATCTGAATTTATTTTACCTGTTTACTGGTTTACTTGctgtttgtctcttttccccACAAGAATGTAAACTACATGATAGCAGGGATATATGCCTCTTGTTCACTTCTGTATTCCCTGAACCCAGCATACAAAAATATCTGTGAACCATGTATTCTTATATGTCAATCATCTGATCTGCTTGTCACTCAACAAAACGTCTAGAGAGGAGCAgggactttctcaaggtcacacagtgccAGGTCTAAGACTGGAATAATGTGTGCATTTCAACAATGCCTTAATCCAGTATTTCCCAAAGGGTGGGAACCTGTATCATGGTAGTATGATTTTAGGTAGTACATGAGTATTAAATGACATTAAATCACATAATGAGAAGGGATTCCTTTTTCAATCTCTTTCAATTTTAAAGGCTCAGTTTGGTGCCAATATATCATTAATGCTTTCCCCACACTTTCTAATCTGACTCTTAACAATAAGCCTCAGATTTAGAGCATTTGGCAGGTGACCCTATCCAGCTAAATTCCACTAAAAatcttttggtttcattaaacttatttttatggcAAGTGATATTGATTTTCTGtcatagttatatatatatataatagatagatagatttttttttaagttttaattttaaacaaataggTGAAACTCACTTATGGCAAAAATTGTGGGGGGttcccggctggctcagttggtagagcatgcatctcttgatctcaggattataaattcaagccccatgttgaatgtagagattatttaaaaataaatctttaaaataaaattgtgggaAATAGTTCTGAAATAACAGAGGTCTAGGAAACATTGCATTCAGTCAAAAGAATGAATGATGGTGACATTTCAGTCAGGGGGCTAGCTACTATAAGAAGATGCTTTTTAGCAGGTAAGCTATTTTGCTCAGTGAACCTTAGCTCTCTGGGCTTCTGTGGGGGTCTGGTTCAGGGCTTGAGGGCAGGAAGCCTTTAGATAGCTTTCAGCTTCTTTTGTTCATGAAAGTCTGGAAAGTCTTTCATTTAGTTCCTAGCTAGAATTCCCTTTTAAGTCTGGTCCCACCCCCATAATGAAAACTCCCAGTCCTACCTTGGAAGAtctcttctcttctgcctcttttctGCTGATCTTTTTGGATTTCTTGTTCAGTGcttcaaagagagacagaaggagcaaAGCCAGATGTTTCTGGAGGCCATGAGCTACAGTAAAGTGAGAGGAGTGGAGGGGGCTCCAGGAAATCTCAGGGTGTGGGAGAAGAGGGGTTGGCTGCATGAATCACAACTTGGGACTTAGGGCAGCAGATTCTTGTTAGCCTGGCTGCTGACCTGGAGCCAATGTCCTCTGAGggaaggcaaaaaggaaatcCAAGAAGGCCCTGAAAAATGGACTCTCAGTGCCATGTACATGGATGGACCTGTGTTTCccgggcccccgggtggctcagctggttaagcgtctgactcttaattttagctcaggtcatgatctcacagttcgtgggttccagcctcacgttgggctccatgctgacagtactgcttgggattctctctctccctttctctttgcccctctgcaGCTTGTGGGcatgcactctatctctcaaaaaaaaaccaaaccaaaccaaaacaaaacaaaaaaaccccacaaaaccaaaaaaaccccagctAATTCCGTAGGCAAACTACTTAACCTCCTTAAGAcccagttttctcacctgcaaatAGGGTACTCTAGTATCTACCTTACAGGGTTGTCTTGAGGATAAACAAAGTATCTTTATAAAGTGAGAAGTTTGGCACATCAAAGGTGATTGATCAGTGATGtaccccagccccttccctgctccttccctgatACCGCTAGAATATTCTCTTTTCCTAGTGAGAGGCAAGGCAGTGAGGGATATTAGTTTTGAACTTGGGTTCTGGAATTAaacacctgggtttgaattctggctctgctagTTGAGAACTGTGTGATCTCATGTTAGTCACTTAACTTtgctaagcctcaatttcctcaactgTGAAACAGGAATTAAAATAGTACTCACTTCCCAGTGCCTAGCATACAAGGAGTATatctgttactattatttttatcagaTGAAATTGAACTAGAAGATGTTCAATGCCAAGCCCTAATGCCCCTGGTATTTTCCCCTGAGCAGTCATTCTCCATCTCAACACTGAAAGGACTAGTTCATACTACACTTGCTTATATTCTgcagcattttctaaaatttttattgttgataGTTTTTTGATTCAGTTAGTTTCAGAAATGCCAAGTTAAACCAAATTCATGAAGTGTCTTGACTTCAGGGTTTCTCGGAGCATCTAACGTGCGAAGCTGCATATTAGACTGGTGGTATGCAGAGCTTTTCCAAACCATGTGAGCCAAGGAATACTTTGTTCCTCTAGGATTACTTTGAAGAATGAACATGAAAGAGCTCTGACCTATGTCAGTGAATCCTGGTATCAGCCCAGGGAGCATGTTTGACATCTTGTAGCCCCTTCTCATGGACCGGAGTCCAGAGACCAGGGGTCAAGCTGGGCTACTTACCTACAATAGAGACAGAAGGGAGATCCAACAGGTTCATGGAGGAGTTGCTCCTCAGGTTCCTGTCACCTCTGGGTTTTTCCTCAGGTGCCAGGTGACTGTAGGCGGTGAGGAGGCACAGGGAGACCAGCAGGGTGGCCAGGAGTAGGCGGAGGATTTTCATCCTTGAAGGCCTGAGTGGGACAGAGAAGGCAGTCAGGTTGGTGGGTCAGGGGTTCTGGCAAGAGGATGTGCCCTTTTGCTTTCCTTGTATCTCTTTGGGCCGGTGCTCTGACCCCATTTGTAAGTGTCCCAGTGGAGCCAGAGGACCAGAAAGGCTTAGGACAGGAAAGGGGAACTGATGaaggaacaagagagaaaaggagagatggggagaggaagCGAGACAAGGAAAGGAGGGAtatagaagcaaagagaaaaggaatgcaTTGCAGTTGGTCTCTGCCATTCTGAGGGTGGGGTGCTGGGTTTTATAGTCAGTGGTCCCAGGAGACCCTAGGCCTGGGCAGAGTTGTTGAAAGGCCCCAATAGTACCTTGCAGTGGCAGAGATTTTACTATGGTGCAGAGAATAAGGCTCATAAGACTCTCTGAGAAAGATGTAGGGATAGATGGTATCTTCAGACAAGTGTATATGTTGTCACATGTGCTGTATTCCCATGCCCAGAGGGAATGAGTACAGGTGTGGTTTTTGTGGGAAGGATGGACCTGTTAACATAGGCTGACTGGATTTACTGACTTATTGCTAGCTGGATTGTGATGAAGCAGATGGA
Encoded proteins:
- the LOC123580287 gene encoding agouti-signaling protein isoform X3, producing the protein MLTWHVLSHLPLPGIWSQLQHLDTLFKPTCSNWQQSIIPWQAESLSHCRLWKKESLAETFKNQGVPERPSRMKILRLLLATLLVSLCLLTAYSHLAPEEKPRGDRNLRSNSSMNLLDLPSVSIVALNKKSKKISRKEAEEKRSSKGLNL
- the LOC123580287 gene encoding agouti-signaling protein isoform X2; translation: MRNSGKKGPDFPPLKKNPSFDLELPVIDHRTATEDSWDRGLYSERPSRMKILRLLLATLLVSLCLLTAYSHLAPEEKPRGDRNLRSNSSMNLLDLPSVSIVALNKKSKKISRKEAEEKRSSKKKASMKNVARPRRPRPPPPAPCVATRDSCKPPAPACCDPCASCQCRFFRSSCSCRVLNPTC
- the LOC123580287 gene encoding agouti-signaling protein isoform X1, whose product is MKILRLLLATLLVSLCLLTAYSHLAPEEKPRGDRNLRSNSSMNLLDLPSVSIVALNKKSKKISRKEAEEKRSSKKKASMKNVARPRRPRPPPPAPCVATRDSCKPPAPACCDPCASCQCRFFRSSCSCRVLNPTC